TAGATTTCATAGCAGACAAGACAAAGACAAATACGTTCCTTTGGAGCAAACAAGCTCTGAAAATGATTGCTGGCAGCCTTTATTATATTGTTGGACATCAGCAGTACATGCAGATTATTGTCTTCTACAAGCTGGAGAATGTATTCATTCTATCAGTTACAGTGGCTATATGTATCAATCAGACAATGCCATTGGTTTTATATGAAGCGATAGAAATGTGCAAAAATCgttattatttcactttttaaatttgcAGCAGACAATTAAAGCAATGTCCTTGAATGAGTCAGCATTCACAGAAATAGTCCGGTTTTTCATTCAGCTGGGATTGATGAAGCTCTGTCTTATCAGTTGGCTCGTTACACGACAGGGTACCGCACAAAACTGGCAATTTCACAGTGATTCCCTCTATCCTTAGCAATTTTGATGTACCCGTCTTCACCCCAGTCTGTTCCCCAGCTGGAAAATAAGAAAATCCATTGGTGTTGGAATCAAAACGCTAATAAAAGAGACATGTTTGGAGAAGCATCCTTTTTAACTCTGGTATACAATTGGAATTATTTTAGGGACTGAATTCTGGAATTACTGAGCTAGATAATGAGTTGTGAAGAATAAGTTGCATCAGGCTGGAAAGAGtcaattgttttcttttacatCAATTGCTGATCTGTACAGTACGTATGGACtcactacaacatttaaaatggcatGAGGTGAGATCATTATCAGGGATAGAACTGCAACTGGAGTAGATATGAAGGGGAAAGTGAATGGGGACGAGTGAGAGCAGTATATGTGGCCTCCTGGAGATTTCCTTCTTGCCGTATGGAGGAGGAGATTTTCTCAGAGTTTTTTTACCATCATCGTTCTGAGATTTCCTGCTACAGGAAAAAGTCTGTGCAGAGCATGAGTTGATTTGGGCACAGGTTACCCAGTGTCTCCTGAACTGCAACGATCCTCGGCCTTAAAATCTGTTCCATATCCGGTTACCCTGCCCaaatcacatttccagctttCCAAACTATTCCAGCACCCATTACACTGTAATACTATCTACCTTATTAAACAACAATGTCTATGTTTTTATAAGCCACCCACATATTTTTTCCTCTGGGAAATCATGTagaaatgtgtgtatgtgtcagtgtgtgtgtgtctgtgtctgtgtgtgtgtgtgtgtctgtgtgtgtatattcaCCCGAACCACAGGACTTATTTCATCAAACATTTTGTACCCAATCTGGCCCTGAAGATGTGACTGCTTCTTCCAAGCCTGACTGCCGTGATTGTAATAACGGCAGCCAGCGACGTCTCATGGAATAAATCGCTGAAAGGAGACAGtcggtggtagttgatggaaaatattcattctcgagttcagttactaatgaagtactacaaggatcagttttggatcCACTTTTTTTTAGTcgatttttatataaatgaactgAATGAGAGCACAGAAGGATGGTGGATTAATATGCGGATGACATTAAGTTCGTTAGCGTTGTGGACAGTTACTAAGGATGTATGGATTGCAGAGATAAGTAGATAAGCTGAAGAGCTATGACGAAAGGTGGCGAATGCATTTTAacgcggaaaagtgtgaggtgattcggtTTGGAAGGAATCCAATGTAATGGGCGAATAGTCAGATTCGTGCTTGTgtagatgagcacagagatctcgaTGTCGCGGTACATCGATGTTtgaatgttgcctcccaggttgataaggttattGAGATGGCagatggtgtgttagctttgatAGATAGGGGGATTCAGTTTCGGAAATAGGAGATCATGCTTCAAGCCAGACTAAACTCTGTTGCAACCACATTCtgggtaatgtgtacagttctggtcaccatattacaggaagaatgtgaatgctttggaacgggttcagatgagatttactgggAAATCGCCAGTTATGGAGGgagatattaaaagaaaaagctgAGGGAGTTAAGGcagttttcattaggaaaaagtttgagaggtgaattaattgagacacataagttaattaaaatatttgataGGTTGGATAGTGAGAGGCTTTTTTCCTTGAATGGCGATGGCTGGCAGGAGGGCTTTAAAATCAACactgatagatattggacagatgtcagtggtagcTTCTTTCGTCAGATTGTTGTCGGGGCTTGgaactctgcctgcaacagtagaggTATTGCCACATTTcagagtatttaaatggtcattggtcaggcatatggacgagaatggaatagtgtttgttacatgggcttcagattggttccacaggtcggcgcaacatcgagtgttAAAAGGCATGTACTGgtctgtaaagttctatgttctacgttccagaattggggctgttaatctgatacCATCAGTGCCCTAGTGACAAGTGATTTGAGCTTTGTCCTTGTTTCCCTGTGAACAGGTTGTACAGTTGGGTTTGGGATCTGACTTTGCCGCCCATTTCCCCAGTAACTTGTTTTTTTGTTGTGTATAGCTGTTAATTTTAACCgtatgtttgtaatttgtactggtaAGTTTAAAAAATGGTTGTGATTCAGGGATAATGACACTCTGATTCCTGCCTCTGTATGAAGCAATCCTTCACACAAGAACCGTACACTTGTAAGTGCAGCgttacttggtgatgggatacctgcctCAGATGTTTTTTTAGATATCATCTCAGACAGCACAACCATTAAGCATTCACTTCCAGATAAACACAGTGTCACGTGCTCGCTGAATAGATACACAGtttgcagcacagagacaggaaattcattccatgtCACTGTCCCTTCTCCGTCTGTGATCAGGTGTTTGGTATTTCATAGAGTACGGACCTGTTTTTAACCAGCCAATAGTTCATTCCATCCTCAATTCCAAAACcaaccaccagcacttcatcggTTACATATCCATTGCAATTTTCATCATAGTAAACTCCTGTAAGGAGACACATATTAAATGGTTTATCTGTGAAATATTCAATTCGTGTTAATTTAGCTTTGATTAATGAACACTGACATGTCTGTTTTTACTAACTGTCTTCAAATTGATCGTCCTCACTCCGCACCATTACATCCGTTGACTTTAATCAATGTTTCCCAATGTCATCGCCTCTGCCATTCTCACTTCCTCTCGGCACAtccttcagagtcatagagttttatagCGTAAAAATGCTTCGATCCTTCGATCgaaatcgtccatgctgagcaCATAACCTCAACCAagctagtcctattttccagcacttggccaatatccctgttAACCATTTCTgttcaagtacccatccagatgccttttctatTGTTGTATTTGTAtcactctccaccacttcctctggtatttcattccagacacgtaccatgttctgtgtgaaaacattgctcctcagataacttttaaatctttcccttctcaccttaaacgtacggtctctagttttggactctccttctcTTTATTCGTCCCATACCCATTATTGTTTATGAACCTCCACAAGCTCACCATTCAGTCTCTGTCGTACCAGCGAACAAGGCTGCAGCCTTTTCAGCCTcgggcgaaagtgaagactgcagatgctggagatcagagtccagattagactTATGCTGGAAATTAacaacaggtcatgcagcatctgaggagcaggaaaatcgacttcatcaggaagggcttttgcccgaaactcgATTTTCCTCTTAATCCAGATACAGTGAGTGTAGCGTCTTCaggttacaattttaaaaaaaagttgacatGTGCAGTCACTCAGCAGCACATCAGGACAGTTACACCTCACTATCAGTTCTCCTAGCTATAGCACAACATTTTGAGCTATTTGCATCACTCCGAATGGGAGCAGGTCCATTTCTCATTACCACTCCTGAGCTCAGTTTGTAGCATGGTCTAACTTTTACTCGATGATATCTGACAGTACTGGACGGCATGTAACACGGGGGGAGACTGGGCAGAAACAATGGCAAGGGTCATGGTCCATGGTAAACATTGCAGTAATATTAATGCCAAAATAGTGACAGTAAATGTGTCTGTAGATGTATGATTTCTAATACAGTTTCTTGAACAGTCGATAATCTGATTCAAAGACATCATCCAGTGCTTTGTGACTTACCTCCTTTATAATGTTGAAAGGATTTCAGACTTGCATTAATCACAACAGACATCGGTCCTATCTCTCTCACAGCTTGTTCCAATGCTGCCTCGCCTCCCCAAACCCATTTGTCGTCAGTGATTTTAGCAGCAATTTTATCTGGCTGAAATCTGCAGTAGTCTCTAtcctaaattttaaataaaatgttcaaaAGGAATACTCATTAAGATCATAATAAAGCTATTTTTTTCTTTGCTTGACATTTTTCTGGATTCCGACTTTGGAAgccaatttattttcccaaacCTGTGCGATATTTGTTCACTATTTGTTGAGAAAAAGGTATATTTTGCGTGACTTAGCACGAAAACAAACCgtttgttccaactcgtccacaccagtCACAGATCCTGACGTATTGTAGTCCCATTTGCGACCACTTGGTCCTGAACACTTCAAATCCATAGACCCATTTCCGAacctttttaattttgtaattgtaccagcctccgccactccttcaggcaggtcattccatacatacatgaTCTCGACGCGAAAAGTTACAACTCAGATCATTTTTAGGGTTTTCTTGTGTCAAACCTAATATTTATTGCTCAATGTATTCGAAACATTCTTCACTTAGACCAAGCAATGGTATTACAAATGACTTGAAatgtgagaaaataaaaaaaaacgtaCTTTGCCTTGACAACTCAATAACCCAATCAGGCTCACCATCTAGTTAGCTCATACCGAAACTACATTAGAACGAGTTGAGCTTCTTCACAGTTTTCGGTCGACTCATCTGAAACTTGTGATCATACATTAGTGAATTAAATTATTCACAAACAGATAACCGTTTCCCAAACCGTCGATAATTACATCATTAGAGTCATTGGATTATAACTAATTAGTATTAGTCTCAGTACCTATTCAAATATTTCCACATTCATCTTAAGGCTCTgctctctaggtttggactccgaTCCCATGGCTAAAACATTCTGCTCTTTACCCGATCCATGTattgcatgattttaaaaaccttgataatgtcacccctcaggctctgtTCCTCCGCTTGGAGAAAAGCCCCcagactattcagtctctcccgatAATTAAaacccaatcccagcaacatccttgtcaatattttctgcaccctgtgAAAGTTAACAACATCCTCCCCTTAACAGAGCAACCAAACTAGTGTACAGTtttacaaaagtggcctcaccaatgtcctgtacagctgcaatatgacgtcccaacATCTGTACCAATGTTTCGAACAATAAAGGTAAGTGtgacaaatgcctccttcaccatcctatctatccTCGGGtccacttccaaggaattatACACCTGCACCCCTCGGcttttctgtaatttcttgcatgTTGGAAATGATGGAGTATATTGATTGTCTAAAGTATGGCCTCGATACCCGTGTTTAAACGAAAATTGGAAAATTATAAATGTGGTGACTTTGCTACACTCTGATGGAGTGAAAATCCTGGTGAATAATTTTCAATTACTTCTCTCCAATGTTGCAGTTGCTTCAGTTTCAGGACACAGGGCAGAACATGATGCCAACTCTGGGGTGAGATTGAGACTGGGAGTGATATCGAAATGGGTGGGTGCGTGTAGCAGGAGGAATTGCCACATACACCGAGATTTAATTCCAAAATGGATTAAAATGTAGTTGTGGCAGACTGTGTCAGCGTTCATTCAAACTTGGCTTGGAGAAggtgtgatgagctgccttccagaACATTTGCAGAAATTATGATCGGTACTATTCTGTTCGAGAGGGAGTTCAAGGCTTTTGACCCAATGTCGGTGGCggaatgacaataaatttctgagccaggatggtgagtgatttgaggggatgttgcagggagtggtgttaaCTGTATCTACCACGGTCCTTGGCGGAAGTGGCCTtcggtttggaaggttctgtctacaGTCCATCGGTCAACTTCACAGCTGTAGCTCGTAGATTGTATATATTGCTATCACGTTGTGATGATGTTGGAGGGAAATAATATTTGTGCATTTGATGACAGACAAATGGAGTGaatgtcttggatggtgtcaaacctacTCAGAGTCAAAACATAGAACactgaacagtgcagcacaatgcaggcccttcggaccccaatgttgtgccaaacatttatcttaatctaagatcaaaccATATACAAACCTCTGAAATTGCTGCCGTGCATGTGCTtgaccagcagtcgcttaaatatttTAATACCTCTAACTTTACTATCAAAGCTAGCAGTGCAGTCCACGCATCAAAAGCTCTTTGCGGAAATAACCTATCTCTGATATCTTCCCTTTACTTCCTCCAGTGACCATAAAAGTATGACCTCTCCTGACAGCCGTTTTCCTGGGTAAACGTCTCTGGTTACcttccacttctttatccaagccatttataaaaaaacaACAATCCTTAATCAAAAATCTTTATCCAAACAATCCAAATTCCTATATCTGCGAATATTTTTCagtaccttgctgaccacagacgtaaacCTGCAGAGACAATAATTTGCAGGTATTTTTCCCTATTTACTTCCCTGAAGAGAAGTACAATATATGCCTCCCTCCAAACATGAAGAACTACTATGGAGAGGTTGGATTCAAGGATCgttgccagaggtgcagcaatctcaatCCTCACTTCTCGTAGGAAATGTGGATATATCTGATCCGGCCCTCGAGATTGAATCATACTcatgctttccagaatttccaccATATCCACATGCTTAATATGAATCTGCTCAAGCCCATTAAGCTCTTCCCCAGTATTCTCTCTAACGTCAAGCCCCCTCTCTCTcatgaatacaattgcaaaaaaactcattttgctccttctctatctCGCCACGCTCAGTGCTTAAGTTCCCTCCACTGGCTTGGATCCAGCTTACGCTCTCtcagatcattctcttattcctaatGTACGTGTGCAAAGCATTTGGATTTTTCCAaatccttcccgccaaggctTCTTCATGCCCACAACCAGCTTTCCTCAGTCTATTTTTGAGTTTGTTCCTTCCGACCCTGTAATCTTCAAAATTTGCGCCAGATCCCGCTCTTCTGCTCTTGTTATCCAGGGCTCCTTTCCTTTACAATTCCACACCGGTCTCATATGGACAAAGTTATTCAACACAGCAAAAAAATGCTCCACATTTCGGTTGTGCATTTCCGTAAAGCAATTATTCCTAATTTACACTCCATAGGTCCTGTCTAAGAGCAGTAAATCATCCCGACCCCAGATTAAATTCCCTCTCATACAGTCAGTTTCAATTCCTCCCCATGTCGACCGCAAATTTGAGGCATTTATGCtctctgtcaccaaaatgctctgccACCGACatatctgacacctggcctggcgaATTGTctcgcaccaaatccaatatggcctcctccaGTCGGCATATCTAATTATAGCTTCAGGAATACTTCCTGTAAATACCTAACAAAATCATCTCCATCCAGATAATCTGCACCACGGATGTTCCAATTAATATTGGGGAATTTCAAATCACCCTTATCAGCAATTTTGTTATATCTGCACATTTACAAGATCTACTGTCcaatctgtccaatatctatagCAGACAACCAATAAAATAGCTGTTTCTTCCTTTGTTGtcggagctgcagtcatccagggaagtggaagtATTCCACCATATCCTTGCCTTTTGTTTAGTTGATGGAAAGTCTTCAGAGATGTTGATCGTGTGCGATTCAGTCATGGTTAAATTCTCTCCCATGTTGGATTATGTCATTGTCCGGCACTTGTCTGGTGagaatgttatttgtcatttatcttCGCAAGTGGAGATATTGTCCACACCTTGCCGCATTGGACACAGATTTCTTCAAAATGTGATAAATTCAAATTGTGCTGACAATCGTGTAGATAATCCCCCTGCGTACCTTTTGGATAGAAGGTCAGtgacgaagcagctgaaaatggctgTACCAGGAAggctacactgaggaactccgaTCGACATGTGCTGAGCAGAAAGACATCAAGTAACTGAAAACACCTTCCAGTTTGTTCGATATAATTACAACTAAAGGAACTTTTCCTTCCAATTCCCATTCACTCCAGATTTTCTTGGGTTTCTTGATGTCACGTCATGCCTTGATGGAAAGGGGTGTCATTCTCACTTTAACTCTTGAGATCATGTCGTTTCCCCAACTGTGGAGTGTAAATTAGGGACTAAAGGAGTAATGAATCACAAGCCGAGTATTCGTGCTGGAGTCCAAACTGAGGCTGCCAAATTGGCAATTTATAATACTGAGCAGTTCTGATCCCAATGCCAATATAATTCATTCAGGGGTGAGTGAGGTGCTCCACATGAGAGGACAACGACATGCAAATGTGTTCAACATTGCTTGTAGATTTAGGGGTCGGGAAATATCAAGTACCAGTTGAGGAAGGGTACACCTGCTGATATATGACCTTACTGCAGCACACCCCACCCCAGCCAAACACACCCCTACACAAAGCTGTGTTGTGATCGTCACCTCCCCCCCTCTCACTCAATCACTTACTGTTGGTCTGTTCCCCAAGATCAATACCAGCCCTCAGGTTGTTGTTGTACTGAATGTTACTGCCTTCCTGTTGAGCAGGGCCACTGGCCTCTGGGCTGGTAATGACCACTCCGTGGCCCTGTCATTTGTGCAAAGCACTTCTGTTGTCCAGCTCAGTGCCCGAGTGACAATACGTCCACTGGGGCTTCATGAAAAGAGGAGACTCTGATAATGTTGACTCGCCAGCCAGTGAGTGAGAGGCCATCACCTCCATAAAACATAGCCAGAGAATAGGTTTAGTATAGACTGATGCCCAGTCAGCAGATCATGTACGCCTGTCACATGAAGAGAGTGTTTCTTTCATTCAGTTGTTTATTTGGCCACTGAAACGCTGCATTTTGGAGAGCAGAGTGGATGGGCAGACAATGAACTTGAAGTCTGTGTGGCCTCAGATTACCACAGGAACAAGTAAACAGTGTTGTCACAAacccaaaacaaaagcaacagctGTCCTGGATAATAACGCACAAGTCATCTACAATAAGACCAGGCATGAGAGTGTGGAAGAGCTGGGGTAAGGATTTGAACAATGAACTGAAGAACAGGGTGAAACTGTGTAACATTGAGACAAAGAGCTGGGATTTGCAAGCAAGAGGCTGATCCCAATCAAATCCAATACTCGGAGCATTTGTTACGCGTAGAAAGACAACAACGGCTTCTGGAGGAACAGCATCAACCGTAAAGCAACTCACTCAAAAAAAGTCTCCTGAGTATAGATTCAAGCCAAGTTTCTTATTTACACCACAATATGCCAAATGTCTACCCAGCAAGTTGCACAGTAAATGACATTCCTAAAGAGTAAACACCTCTGTTAACAAAGGACCATATTTACACACAGACCTACCAACGACATGAGCACATAATTCGAAGATTTCTCATCAAACGTTTATAACTTCTTATAGCTCATACTCCAAACGTAAGTTGTTCCTTTTCATGTAAAATTGCAGCTTATATTAGAGTGACCGACCAGCCCGATGTGGCATATGGGAGAAGCACACAGATTAAAATAGTTACCTTTATTCCTGACTCTTCAGATCTGTCCTTCGCTGTGTTAGTATGTTAACTGTTATAGTGGATGGTGCACATACCCGTCTGAAGGACAAAACATGCTGAATGTTCCGTTGATTCAGCTGACCGTCACATCCACATGCTAACTcacagtatcatagaatccccagagtGTAGAAAGTGCCCATTCggccctaccttatccctgtaaccctgcgtctCCCATGGCTTACACACGTAACCTATAATTCCGGGCGCACTATGGTTAGCTTAATATAGACAATctccctaacctccacatctttgaccTGTGGGAATGGTGAGCATTCATTCACAGAAATGGAAGTAGTCTTAACTTCTCAGACACATTGTCTGAGGGTACGAGGTGTTGTGTCAAGATGTAGGAGAGCATTCCAAGATAAGTTTGAGATGACTGGGACTGCTGAAAGATTAAATTCTCTCAGCCTCCTTAACGCTGCTTGTACAGTGACACTTTCAGAAACCTGAGAGCAGACGCTCAGGGAAGGATTGACACAGATCCAGGATGGCAGCTCCCATTTGAAAAGCGTTGCGTTCCACTGTCGAACGCTATGGATGTTGGAAGAAGTCCGTGCTTCTGAAAAGCACCTAAGGGTTTTCATTTGAGTTATTTACTGTTACGTGCATATTCTTTGCATatacagtgaaatgtgttgtCTCGTGTTGCCACGCTGCAGCACCATCTCAAAAACCATTTAATATCACAACATACAGTataaaggagaaagaaatggagaaataaagaaaacgTCCAACTTCATAGTCCTTGCTAAGTACTCCATCATGGACATGCTGGTCAGGCATATGTCCCCTTCTCTATCACCGTCAGAATGAAAGTCGCCCAATCTTTGGCAGCATCTTGACTCAGCTGATGCCTTGGTCAAAAGGAGGACTTGATGGATCTCAGCAACGTAGCTGGCACTGATGATGCTCTGCATGACATTGGTCCAAACACGATTCTGTTGTTACCACGAGCTGCTTTCGACATCGCTCACTCATGCAGTCACTGCAGTTGCTGCCGGATCTTGTACTGGGCCTAATCTCCATTGctgcctccatgaatctgtgATGGCGACCTGCACTGACAGTTACCCAAACTCACcttctccccatctccatgaatcTGTGCTTGATACAGATCATGACAGGAATCCGAAAacacctttcccctctctccacgAATCTTCGCTGGATAGCGACACCGACAGAACCCAAACTAATCTTcactctgcctcaattaatctatGATGGATGCAGTAATGACAGGAAACCAAACTCACCTTTTCTGCCTCCATGAATCTGAGCTGGATACATATACTGATAGGAAACAAAACTCACCTCCGCTCTGCCTCCAAGATCCTCTGCTGGATACAGACACTGACAGAAAACTAACCCACTTGCACCCTacctccatgaatctgtgctggatacagatgctgccaaaatcCCAGACTCACCTGCACACCTAATTTTGTGAATCTATGATAGATACAGACATTGCCATGAACAAAACAGAGCTCATCTGTTGCCTGCACGAAACTGTACTAGATCTGGACACTGCCAGGGACCTAGACTCATCACCGCCTGAGCAGCCATGAATTGGCTCCAGGACAGGAGCCATCAGGAACCCAAACTCTCTCGGCTCTCTCAGTTGTGAGTCCATGCTGCTCGACACACTCACAGATTTCGTTGCTCTTCACCAAGAGGTAATTAAAATAAACTCCAAGAAAACTTACAAGTGAACGTAGAAAGGAccgaagaaataaaataaaacgaAATGAGAATGAACCCCGACTCCACCACAATCTTACTAGAAGTCTTGGGGATTTACCTTTCCTGTGTAAAGGTAAGTTTCAGCAGAGTTGATGCCTTGAAGTTCAATCACTTCATCAAAGGCATGCGATGCGGATCCACCATAACATCCAGAACCCCAATCGTAACAATCAATCAGATTCTGTTCACTGAGAGAAACCAGGTTTCCATGCTTTTTTGCCCACTGTCCTTCTATGCTACCAGTTGCACTGAAAGCCCAGTCAGAATGACATTGACCCTAGTGTTGACAGAAATATAACCACATTAAATCATATTGATCTATAAACGATAGCCAGTTTGCATCTACATTCATTTGGAACACAGTCTCACACTAATGCTCTTAGTCTAAATGTTTGTTCAGGTTTCCCAGAATTACACAAATCTGTGAATTTCGGTGTGCCTGGgttcagatttgatttgatttatgtatTGTCACGTGTCGCGAAcaacagtgaaaaactttgtttaggAGCAATAGAGGCACATGATAGAATTCGAGGATGAAGAAATCAAAAAAGACTTGGACAAATGGTACATTGCAGAGAGTGGGCACAAGGCAAATTCAATGTCAGCAAGATCAGTATGATTTGAGCAAGGCCGTCTCATAAccgtctaataacagctggggCAAAGCTGTTCCTGCACCTGCTGGTGGATGTGTTCAAGCTTCAGTATCTTCTACCTGACGGAATGCATGTAAGGTGAGGTAGGTCCTTGTTGAGGTTGCCTGCCGTTTCGTTGCAGCGAGATGTGTAAGTGGAGTTCATAGATAGAGTATTCGATTCCATAATGGCCTGGGCTGCACACACATCCTTCAGTAGATTGTTATGATCCTGAGCTTCGCAGTTGCCATACCTGGCCTTCCGGACCCAGACACCTACCTGACGGAATGCATGTAAGGTGAGGTAGGTCCTTGTTGAGGTTGCCTGCCGTTTCGTTGCAGCGAGATGTGTAAGTGGAGTTCATAGATAGAGTATTCGATTCCATAATGGCCTGGGCTGCACACACATCCTTCAGTAGATTGTTATGATCCTGAGCTTCGCAGTTGCCATACCTGGCCTTCCGGACCCAGACACTATGCGCTCAAAGGTGCAACTGTCGAAGTTAGTAAGGGTCCTTGTGCACATGCCAAAATTCCTGAGCTCACTGAGGGAAAAGAGGCGTTGTTGTATA
Above is a genomic segment from Chiloscyllium plagiosum isolate BGI_BamShark_2017 unplaced genomic scaffold, ASM401019v2 scaf_8716, whole genome shotgun sequence containing:
- the LOC122547102 gene encoding procathepsin L-like, whose product is IQLRTATVDSRREGVVTPVKNQGQCHSDWAFSATGSIEGQWAKKHGNLVSLSEQNLIDCYDWGSGCYGGSASHAFDEVIELQGINSAETYLYTGKDRDYCRFQPDKIAAKITDDKWVWGGEAALEQAVREIGPMSVVINASLKSFQHYKGGVYYDENCNGYVTDEVLVVGFGIEDGMNYWLVKNSWGTDWGEDGYIKIAKDRGNHCEIASFVRYPVV